CTCCCCAGGCGGTCGACTTATCGCGTTAACTTCGCCACAAAGTGCTCTAGGCACCCAACGGCTGGTCGACATCGTTTACGGCGTGGACTACCAGGGTATCTAATCCTGTTTGCTACCCACGCTTTCGCACCTCAGTGTCAGTGTCAGTCCAGAAGGCCGCCTTCGCCACTGGTATTCCTCCCGATCTCTACGCATTTCACCGCTACACCGGGAATTCTACCTTCCTCTCCTGCACTCTAGCCTGACAGTTCCGGATGCCGTTCCCAGGTTGAGCCCGGGGCTTTCACAACCGGCTTATCAAGCCACCTACGCGCGCTTTACGCCCAGTAATTCCGATTAACGCTTGCACCCTCCGTATTACCGCGGCTGCTGGCACGGAGTTAGCCGGTGCTTCTTCTGCGAGTGATGTCTTTCCTACCGGGTATTAACCGACAGGCGTTCTTCCTCGCTGAAAGTGCTTTACAACCCGAGGGCCTTCTTCACACACGCGGCATGGCTGGATCAGGGTTGCCCCCATTGTCCAATATTCCCCACTGCTGCCTCCCGTAGGAGTTCGGGCCGTGTCTCAGTCCCGATGTGGCTGATCATCCTCTCAGACCAGCTACGGATCGTTGCCTTGGTGAGCCATTACCTCACCAACTAGCTAATCCGACATAGGCTCATCCAATAGCGGGAGCCAAAGCCCCCTTTCTCCCGTAGGACGTATGCGGTATTAGCCTGGGTTTCCCCAGGTTATCCCCCACTACCGGGCAGATTCCTATGCATTACTCACCCGTCCGCCGCTCGTCAGCATCTAGCAAGCTAGATCTGTTACCGCTCGACTTGCATGTGTTAGGCCTGCCGCCAGCGTTCAATCTGAGCCATGATCAAACTCTTCAGTTTAAGATCTATGCGGTTCTTACCTGCCACCCTAAAGCGACAGAAGCGAACCAAACTTGGCTCAAGGTTCAAACGAATTCATTCAAAACAGATTCCAAAGGACGAATCCTTTAAAACCTTATTGCTTGAGTCGCTTGCCTTGATATTGGGTGATTTGTCACCAACATCAGCAAGCGCCCACATGAATTACCTGATCAAATTGTTAAAGAGCTGTTTCGCTGCGGTGGCTAACTTACTGAGCCACTTGACTTACCGTTGAACCGGCTTGCCTCAGCGAGGAAGGCGTATTCTACGCATTTCCTGGTGTTTGTCAAGGGCGTTGTTTTCGATGCAAACCTGACCACATCCAAAACCGCTGGCTTTCGTAAAAGCACTAACTACCTGACAAACCGAAGCTTTTACACTTCATTCACCGCTGGTGATGCTTGGCGTCCCCGGCAGCGGATGCGTACTTTACGGATTCGCTGCCGGGTTGGCAAGGGCTGTTTTGAAATAACTTTCAAAAAAATGGAGAAAAGTACTAGCTGCTAGCTTTAGCCTTACGCATAACGGCTAATACAGGGCCTGACGCCACGTAGGTACCAAACAGCAATAGCAGCATCACCGAAGGCTCGACCGAGATCAACACAAACGCCAGCACTATGGCTAGCAGCACAACAAAAGGTACCGGCTTTTTAAAATCGAGATCTTTGAAGCTGTAGTAACGGATATTACTCACCATCAGCACACCCGCCGCAGCTACCACGACTAACATCAACAGCTTGAAACCAAAGGCATCCGCATCAAAGCTATGGAAGGTCCACACACTGGCCGCTACTAGCGCGGCTGCAGAAGGGCTTGGCAAACCGATAAACCACTTTTTATCGACGCTACCAATCTGCACATTAAAGCGCGCAAGTCGCAGTGCCGCGCAGGCAACGTAGAGAAAAGCCACTACCCATCCCGTCTTACCAATGTCTTGAAGAATCCAGGTAAAGGCAACTAAAGCGGGCGCCATGCCAAAGGAGATCATGTCAGCTAGGCTATCGTACTCAGCGCCGAATTCACTTTGCGTGTTAGTCATACGGGCAACACGGCCATCCAGGCCATCCAGCACCATGGCAATAAAGATCGCAACGGCAGCCGAGGTAAACTCACCATTAATGCCAGCAACCACTGCAAAGAAGCCGGCAAAAAGTGCCGAAGTGGTAAATAGGTTGGGCAGTAAATAGATACCTCGACGACGAATCTTTTTACCGTCCTCTACCGCCTCTTCTACCACTTCGGTTTCGCGCAAGAAGGCAGCCGCCAAATCTTCGTTGCCTACTTCTGACTGATGGGCACTATCTGGCTGCTCAGCTTTATCAGGCTGATCCGAGCCCGACGGGCCTGGCTTTGACTGATCGGAGCTTGAATGCTCTTGATCGCGAGCGTCCTGTGTCATAGGTTTCATCCATTAAAAGTGAAGTCACGGGAACAGTAGTCGCTTTCATTCTACACGGTGAGTGCCACTCAGCCAGCCAATTGCTGGATTGATGTTCTGCATCAGCGAGCTCTGACAGGCTAATAACTAAAAAGCGCCGCTCCGGGAAAGAAGCGACGCTTATGCTTAAGTGCTGACTGTAAAGGCTACGTACTTTCGTGTTTAGAGCGACAACACCTTATCGCCTCGTGCAATACCCGAGACCCCAGTGCGGGCGACCTCAAGAATGCCCACTGGTGCCATGGCCTGAAGGAAAGCATCGAGCTTGCCCGCATCGCCAGTGATCTGCACGGTATACAGGCTGGGCGTTACGTCGACGATCTGCGCGCGGAAGATATCCACCGTGCGCTTCACTTCATCGCGTGCCGCGCCTAGCGCTTTCACTTTTACCAGCATCAGTTCGCGCTCGATGTGGTTGCCTTCGGTGAGATCCACCAGCTTGACCACATCAATCAGCTTATTGAGATGCTTGGTGATCTGCTCGATCACCCGGTCATCGCCTATGGTGGTGACCGTTAAGCGCGACAGCGACGGGTCTTCAGTCGGCGCAACGTTTAGCGTTTCGATGTTGAAGTTACGCTGGGAGAACAACCCGACTACACGTGACAGCGCACCCGGTTCGTTTTCTAACAGAATCGAGATGATATGACGCATCAGGTACGCTCCGTTTTAGACAGCAGCATGTCGCGCATGGCACCTAACGGCACCTGCATCGGATAGACGTGCTCAAAAGGGTCGACCTTCACGTCAAGAAAGACCAGTTCGTGCTTATCAGCAAAGGCACGCTCCAGCGCAGGCTCCAACTCATCAAGCGTATTGACGGTAATAGCGGTAAACCCATACGCCTCAATCAGCATATG
This Vreelandella neptunia DNA region includes the following protein-coding sequences:
- the pssA gene encoding CDP-diacylglycerol--serine O-phosphatidyltransferase, with the protein product MTQDARDQEHSSSDQSKPGPSGSDQPDKAEQPDSAHQSEVGNEDLAAAFLRETEVVEEAVEDGKKIRRRGIYLLPNLFTTSALFAGFFAVVAGINGEFTSAAVAIFIAMVLDGLDGRVARMTNTQSEFGAEYDSLADMISFGMAPALVAFTWILQDIGKTGWVVAFLYVACAALRLARFNVQIGSVDKKWFIGLPSPSAAALVAASVWTFHSFDADAFGFKLLMLVVVAAAGVLMVSNIRYYSFKDLDFKKPVPFVVLLAIVLAFVLISVEPSVMLLLLFGTYVASGPVLAVMRKAKASS
- the ilvN gene encoding acetolactate synthase small subunit: MRHIISILLENEPGALSRVVGLFSQRNFNIETLNVAPTEDPSLSRLTVTTIGDDRVIEQITKHLNKLIDVVKLVDLTEGNHIERELMLVKVKALGAARDEVKRTVDIFRAQIVDVTPSLYTVQITGDAGKLDAFLQAMAPVGILEVARTGVSGIARGDKVLSL